In the Gossypium arboreum isolate Shixiya-1 chromosome 10, ASM2569848v2, whole genome shotgun sequence genome, one interval contains:
- the LOC108487845 gene encoding uncharacterized protein LOC108487845 yields MTPDRITLQNMEKKSNESFRQYAQRWREVAIQVQPPLLEKETMMLFINTLKARFITHMLGSAIKSFSDIVMTGEMIENAVRSGKIESGESARKSAPRKRDNEVNNTSTFNKGQSMSFTINQPKTVTTNHQSSVKQESNARENTERSQFTPIPMTYRELYQNLFNAHVVSPFYLKPLQPPYPKWYDTNAQCEYHAGITEHSTENCAAFKKVVERHIKMGIVRFDDPATPNVVGNPLPNHTDQGVNGISEGRNKKTKYEVAEVRTPLRRVWKEMAKRRLIALDSREESEEERNYCEFHNEVGHEIQDCVEFKALVQNMMNNKEIEFYEEAKNPVEGDICASEGESKAQNQTANYPMVIISRPKNSETGVQMSPRVIIQRPAVFPYKDSKKVPWNYDCSVTISGKESPVDASRGNQDRRSYTHSGRRCDTENEEAQPTKGKAPVVEEMKEKATKLVNELVNEEEAKEFLKFLKHSEYSVVEQLRKQPARILVLALLLSSEVHRSALMKVLN; encoded by the coding sequence ATGACCCCCGACAGAATCACTCTCCAGAACATGGAGAAGAAATCGAATGAAAGCTTCAGACAGTACgcacaaagatggagagaggtggccatacaagttcagccACCACTTCTAGAAAAGGAGACAATGATGCTCTTTATAAACACCTTGAAGGCCCGttttatcactcatatgttgggaagcgccaTCAAAAGCTTCTCTGACATAGTGATGACGGGGGAAATGATTGAAAATGCTGTGAGGAGCGGCAAGATAGAATCGGGAGAGAGTGCCAGGAAGTCGGCACCAAGGAAAAGAGACAATGAAGTGAACAACACGAGCACATTCAACAAGGGTCAGTCCATGTCATTCACCATAAATCAACCCAAGACGGTGACCACCAATCATCAAAGCTCTGTAAAACAAGAATCCAACGCGAGGGAGAACACAGAAAGGTCACAATTCACCCCTATACCCATGacgtatagggagttgtaccagaACCTGTTCAACGCTCATGTGGTGTCCCCTTTCTACCTGAAGCCACTGCAGCCcccgtatcccaaatggtatgacacaaacgcccaatgtgaataccacgCGGGAATCACTGAGCACTCTACCGAAAACTGCGCTGCGTTTAAAAAAGTAGTCGAAAGACACATTAAGATGGGGATCGTGAGATTTGACGACCCAGCCACACCCAATGTAGTAGGAAACCCACTCCCCAATCATACCGACCAAGGAGTGAATGGGATAAGCGAAGGTAGGAACAAGAAGACCAAGTATGAGGTGGCAGAAGTTAGGACCCCGCTGAGGCGGGTATGGAAGGAAATGGCTAAGAGACGATTAATAGCGTTGGATTCGAGGGAAGAATCCGAAGAAGAGAGAAACTACTGTGAGTTTCACAACGAggtggggcatgaaatccaagatTGCGTGGAGTTCAAAGCCTTAGTGCAAAACATGATGAACAATAAGGAAATTGAGTTTTATGAAGAAGCCAAAAACCCCGTAGAGGGAGATATATGCGCATCAGAGGGAGAATCGAAGGCGCAGAATCAAACAGCTAACTACCCCATGGTCATCATATCAAGACCCAAAAATAGTGAAACTGGAGTACAAATGTCACCGAGGGTCATAATCCAAAGACCTGCAGTCTTCCCCTACAAAGACAGCAAAAAAGTCCCATGGAATTATGATTGCAGTGTGACGATTTCGGGAAAGGAGAGCCCGGTCGACGCTTCAAGAGGGAACCAAGATAGGCGCTCCTATACACATAGCGGGAGACGTTGCGATACGGAAAATGAGGAGGCACAACCCACAAAAGGAAAAGCCCCAGTGGTCGAGGAAATGAAGGAAAAAGCAACCAAGCTTGTTAACGAGCTAGTTAACGAAGAGGAGGCcaaggagtttttaaaattcctaaagcatagCGAATACAGTGTGGTAGAACAGTTACGTAAACAACCAGCTCGTATCTTAGTGCTGGCCTTACTTCTAAGCTCAGA
- the LOC128282091 gene encoding uncharacterized protein LOC128282091 produces the protein MFGQFWNSAYKCFTFGEVDLVPTIEEYTTLLKCPKIQVQKTYARVFSSQTFVKKLMSISGMSEPWALRHVDEAVINLINRLEKGITPVPAILAETLRSLSSCRKVGEGRFIGCAQLLMAWFHGHFWKVDKVSYRVFSEGYSLLKEEAAIQMREDISEEKWMDILQNFKEGDIEWRAYWMVPNEIMYRCGNFDWVPLLGIWGATGYTPLLALRQYKLRQFVPTTYGLAQSEFSFKGARYKKRVRELSDAWKQTCWMKRLAVGSMVTPKYNEWFKKRLNDNIPRPSLENARPIGEQLQVAPSKLEIIRQDFEKKSSELGKKIEQLEEEKVHLRLDADV, from the exons ATGTTTGGGCAA TTTTGGAATTCTGCGTACAAGTGCTTCACTTTTGGAGAAGTGGATTTAGTACCTACCATAGAGGAATACACTACTTTGCTCAAGTGTCCAAAAATTCAGGTCCAGAAGACTTATGCCCGGGTTTTTAGTAGTCAGACTTTCGTAAAGAAATTGATGAGCATTTctgggatgagcgagccttgg gctttgagGCACGTGGACGAGGCAGTCATTAACTTAATCAATCGCCTTGAGAAGGGAATCACACCGGTACCGGCGATATTGGCAGAAACGTTAAGATCTTTGAGCTCATGTCGGAAGGTGGGCGAAGGAAGgttcattggatgtgcacaattGTTAATGGCATGGTTTCAtgggcacttttggaaggtagacaagGTTTCCTATCGGGTCTTTTCTGAGGGTTATTCCCTGTTAAAAGAAGAGGCAGCTATACAAATGAGAGAGGATATCTCGGAGGAGAAGTGGATGGATATTCTTCAGAATTTCAAGGAGGGGGATATCgagtggagagcttattggatggttccTAATGAGATCATGTACCGATGTGGTAACTTTGATTGGGTACCGttgttaggaatttggggagctaccGGGTATACTCCATTACTTGCGTTGAGGCAATATAAGTTgaggcagtttgtacccacgaccTATGGACTTGCTCAGAGTGAATTCTCGTTTAAAGGTGCTCGCTATAAAAAGAGAGTTCGGGAGTTATcggatgcttggaagcaaacttgTTGGATGAAGAGGTTAGCTGTCGGTTCCATGGTAACGCCCAAGTATAACGAGTGGTTTAAGAAGAGGcttaatgataatattcctaggccAAGCTTGGAGAATGCTCGACCTATCGGGGAACAATTACAAGTCGCCCCATCAAAATTGGAGATTATAAGGCAAGATTTCGAGAAGAAGAGTTCGGAGCTTGGGAAGAAGATCGAACAATTGGAGGAAGAGAAGGTGCACCTGAGATTAGACGCTGATGTCTAG